Proteins encoded by one window of Mycteria americana isolate JAX WOST 10 ecotype Jacksonville Zoo and Gardens chromosome 26, USCA_MyAme_1.0, whole genome shotgun sequence:
- the LOC142421160 gene encoding keratin, type II cytoskeletal cochleal produces MSRSVSFSSRSAAIPGISQVRVSTVSSTRGLGGGAGLGRAGSFGSSSLYNLGSTNKRISLGGSSSYSVRSGYGYGGMGFSGALSPGGIQEVTINQSLLTPLNLEIDPNIQRVRKEEKEQIKTLNNRFASFIDKVRFLEQQNKILETKWSLLQDQKTARSNIAPMFETYINNLRRQLDGLLNDKGRLEGELKNMQDLVEDFKTKYEDEINKRTAAENEFVVLKKDVDAAYMNKVELEAKVDALTDEINFLRSLYEAELHELQAQVSDTSVVLSMDNSRNLDLDSIIAEVKAQYEDIANRSRAEAESWYQSKYEALQVAAGKHGDDLRNTKNEISEINRMIQRLQGEIENAKAQRAKLEAAISEAEERGELAVKDAKAKLEELEAALQKAKQDMARQLREYQELMNVKLALDIEIATYRKLLEGEESRLAGDGVGNVNISVVSSSSGGGYGSSSGFLGGGLGGGLSLGAGMGSGALGFSSGGGSKSCIITTTSSSRRSFRK; encoded by the exons ATGTCCCGGTCTGTGAGTTTCAGCTCTCGCTCTGCAGCCATCCCAGGGATCAGCCAAGTGCGGGTCAGCACCGTCTCCTCGACCCGTGGATTAGGAGGGGGTGCCGGCTTAGGCAGGGCAGGTAGCTTTGGCAGCTCTAGCCTCTACAACCTCGGCTCCACCAACAAGCGGATCTCCCTTGGAGGCAGCAGCTCCTACAGCGTTCGCTCTGGATACGGCTATGGAGGCATGGGATTCAGTGGGGCGCTCAGCCCTGGGGGCATTCAGGAGGTCACCATCAACCAGAGCCTCCTGACGCCCCTCAATCTAGAGATTGACCCCAATATCCAGCGGGTgcgcaaggaggagaaggagcaaatCAAGACACTCAACAACAGATTCGCCTCTTTCATTGACAAG GTCCGGTTCCTggagcagcaaaacaaaattctggAGACCAAATGGAGCCTCCTCCAGGACCAGAAGACTGCCCGGAGTAACATCGCTCCCATGTTTGAGACGTACATCAACAACCTGCGACGTCAGCTGGATGGGTTGTTGAATGACAAAGGGCGTTTGGAGGGCGAACTGAAGAATATGCAGGATCTTGTTGAGGATTTCAAGACCAA ATATGAAGACGAAATCAACAAGCGCACAGCAGCAGAGAATGAGTTTGTGGTGCTCAAGAAG GATGTGGATGCTGCCTACATGAACAAAGTGGAGCTGGAGGCCAAGGTGGATGCGCTGACGGATGAGATTAACTTCCTGAGGTCTCTCTATGAAGCG GAACTTCATGAGCTGCAGGCCCAGGTCTCTGACACCTCTGTGGTGCTGTCTATGGATAACAGTCGAAACCTGGACCTGGACAGCATCATCGCAGAGGTCAAAGCACAGTATGAGGATATTGCCAACAGGAGCCGGGCGGAGGCCGAGTCCTGGTACCAAAGCAAG TACGAGGCACTGCAGGTCGCTGCTGGGAAACACGGAGATGACCTGCGCAACACGAAGAATGAGATCTCGGAGATAAACCGCATGATCCAGAGGCTGCAGGGTGAAATTGAAAATGCAAAGGCCCAG CGTGCCAAGCTGGAGGCAGCCATTTCTGAAGCTGAGGAGCGTGGCGAGTTAGCTGTCAAAGATGCCAAGGCaaagctggaggagctggaggcagctctgcagaaggcGAAGCAGGACATGGCCCGGCAGCTCCGTGAGTACCAGGAGCTCATGAACGTCAAGCTGGCCCTGGACATAGAGATTGCAACCTacaggaagctgctggagggCGAGGAGAGCAG GTTGGCTGGTGATGGAGTTGGCAACGTCAACATCT CTGTGGTCAGCTCCAGCAGTGGAGGTGGCTATGGCAGTTCCAGTGGATTTCTGGGAGGAGGACTTGGAGGAGGCCTTAGCCTGGGAGCAGGCATGGGCAGCGGAGCGCTCGGCTTCTCCTCCGGGGGTGGCTCCAAATCCTGCATCATCACCACAACCTCGTCCAGCAGGAGAAGCTTCAGGAAGTAA